The Penaeus monodon isolate SGIC_2016 unplaced genomic scaffold, NSTDA_Pmon_1 PmonScaffold_522, whole genome shotgun sequence genome has a window encoding:
- the LOC119571123 gene encoding glycine-rich cell wall structural protein-like, with the protein MATVYVAVADSGYGGRGGGSGGGHGGGFGGGNGGGLGGNGGGFGGGNGGAGGYGSNGVGGGSVASGILLGSGSLQSVGGSGFGGGFGSGSGGFGGGNGGFGGGNGGFGGGNGGFGGGNGGFAGGNGGFGGVSGGAGGFSGGFGGGSGGSAGGSYGRK; encoded by the coding sequence ATGGCGACGGTGTATGTGGCGGTGGCTGACAGTGGATATGGTGGAcgcggaggtggaagtggaggcggCCACGGAGGAGGATTCGgaggcggaaacggaggtggactCGGAGGGAACGGGGGTGGATTCGGAGGTGGAAATGGCGGTGCCGGAGGTTATGGCTCTAATGGCGTGGGAGGAGGCAGCGTGGCTTCTGGAATCCTCCTCGGAAGTGGAAGCCTCCAAAGTGTCGGTGGCTCAGGATTTGGTGGCGGTTTCGGTTCAGGTAGTGGCGGTTTTGGCGGTGGAAATGGCGGTTTTGGCGGTGGAAATGGCGGTTTTGGCGGTGGAAATGGCGGTTTTGGCGGTGGAAACGGCGGTTTTGCCGGTGGAAATGGCGGTTTTGGCGGTGTCAGTGGTGGGGCTGGTGGTTTCAGCGGCGGGTTTGGAGGTGGCAGTGGTGGAAGTGCTGGTGGCAGTTACGGAAGGAAATAA
- the LOC119571125 gene encoding glycine-rich cell wall structural protein 1.0-like, translated as MHRSLLITVAFMATVYVAVADSGYGGRGGGSGGGHGGGFGGGNGGGFGGGNGGGFGGGHGGGFGGGNGGAGGYGSNGVGGGSVASGILLGSGSLQSGGGSGFGGGFGSGSGGFGGGNGGFGGGNGVLAVEMAALAVEMAVLAVEMAVLGRCQWWGWWFQRRFGGGSV; from the exons ATGCATCGTAGCCTCCTG ATAACAGTAGCCTTCATGGCGACGGTGTATGTGGCGGTGGCTGACAGTGGATATGGTGGAcgcggaggtggaagtggaggcggCCACGGAGGAGGATTCGgaggcggaaacggaggtggattcggaggcggaaacggaggtggattCGGAGGCGGCCACGGCGGAGGATTCGGAGGTGGAAACGGAGGTGCCGGAGGTTATGGCTCTAATGGCGTGGGAGGAGGCAGCGTGGCTTCTGGAATCCTCCTCGGAAGTGGAAGCCTCCAAAGTGGCGGTGGCTCAGGATTTGGTGGCGGTTTCGGTTCAGGTAGTGGCGGTTTTGGCGGTGGAAACGGCGGTTTTGGCGGTGGAAATGGCGTTTTGGCGGTGGAAATGGCGGCTTTGGCGGTGGAAATGGCGGTTTTGGCAGTGGAAATGGCGGTTTTGGGGCGGTGTCAGTGGTGGGGCTGGTGGTTTCAGCGGCGGTTTGGAGGTGGCAGTGTGTGA